A stretch of the Hyalangium minutum genome encodes the following:
- a CDS encoding c-type cytochrome: MRVARHLLCGGALALSACEDRDPMQVQERDNAFSEDPLFADERAMRPTVAGTVPQEWYRQQARFMVHQSLDAGWVARPPVPLTRELLHEGRSHFETWCAPCHGLLADGQSVVGQNMQLRPAPALFGPLHVPHPARSASQLDGGVPEPGSPHAVPVSAGWEALPHPAGFYYAVITEGYGLMPSYAEALKPSERWAVAAYLRALAYSQQAPMSAAPPAVQATLQQERSGGVP, encoded by the coding sequence ATGAGGGTCGCCAGGCATCTGCTCTGCGGGGGGGCGCTGGCCTTGTCCGCCTGTGAGGACCGGGATCCGATGCAGGTGCAGGAGCGCGATAACGCGTTCTCGGAGGATCCTCTCTTCGCGGACGAGCGGGCCATGCGCCCCACCGTGGCCGGCACGGTGCCCCAGGAGTGGTACCGGCAGCAGGCCCGGTTCATGGTCCACCAGAGCCTGGACGCGGGCTGGGTCGCGCGGCCACCTGTGCCGCTGACGCGCGAGCTGCTCCACGAGGGCCGCTCCCACTTCGAGACGTGGTGCGCGCCTTGCCACGGGCTGTTGGCGGATGGCCAGAGCGTGGTGGGCCAGAACATGCAACTGCGGCCCGCACCCGCGCTGTTCGGGCCTCTGCACGTGCCGCACCCGGCCCGAAGCGCCTCGCAGCTCGATGGAGGAGTGCCCGAGCCGGGCTCTCCGCATGCAGTGCCGGTATCCGCGGGCTGGGAGGCACTGCCGCACCCGGCCGGCTTCTATTACGCGGTCATCACCGAGGGGTATGGGCTGATGCCGTCCTACGCGGAGGCGCTCAAGCCCTCCGAGCGGTGGGCCGTGGCGGCCTACCTGCGAGCACTCGCCTACAGCCAACAAGCGCCCATGTCGGCCGCGCCTCCCGCGGTCCAGGCCACGCTCCAGCAGGAGCGTTCGGGAGGGGTTCCATGA
- the nrfD gene encoding NrfD/PsrC family molybdoenzyme membrane anchor subunit, with protein sequence MSEPAPKAPVMADPLVEHPLIEGRYSNAELNASLMRPVLAGPARWWWVLVGICSALTVLLMVGMGVTFAKGVGTWGNNIPVAWAFGIINFVWWIGIGHAGTLISAILLLFAEKWRSSVNRMAEAMTLFAVACAGLFPLLHLGRPWKFYWLVPYPSVLRAWPQFRSPLTWDIVAILTYLTVSVLFWYVGLLPDLASARDTARETWKRRAWGVLSMGWRGSARHWLQWRAAYVVLAGVATPLVVSVHTIVSFDFAVAQLPGWHTTVFPPYFVAGAIFSGLAMVLTLLLPARRALGLHHVITNAHLDVLSRLMLVSGLFVAYGYVQEHFFGWYSGNEYEQHAMNILRVGPYAPLFWTVIFCNVVVPQLFWIGRLRIQPVVLWVAALLVNVGMWLERFLIVVAPLSEDFLPSSWKHYAPTWVDLSLLSGTMGLFGLGFLLFLKLVPPVPASEVKHLQHELESSEAFAREAAAQRRSGGGAP encoded by the coding sequence ATGAGCGAGCCCGCGCCCAAGGCCCCTGTGATGGCCGATCCGCTGGTGGAGCACCCGCTCATCGAGGGGCGCTACTCGAACGCGGAGCTCAACGCATCGCTGATGCGGCCCGTGCTGGCCGGACCGGCGCGCTGGTGGTGGGTGCTGGTGGGGATCTGCTCCGCGCTCACCGTGCTGCTGATGGTGGGCATGGGAGTGACGTTCGCGAAGGGCGTGGGGACCTGGGGCAACAACATCCCGGTGGCCTGGGCTTTCGGCATCATCAACTTCGTCTGGTGGATCGGCATCGGCCACGCCGGCACGCTCATCTCCGCCATCCTGCTGCTGTTCGCCGAGAAGTGGCGCAGCTCCGTCAACCGCATGGCCGAGGCGATGACGCTGTTCGCCGTGGCGTGCGCGGGCCTCTTCCCGCTGCTGCACCTGGGGCGCCCGTGGAAGTTCTACTGGCTGGTGCCGTACCCAAGCGTGCTGCGCGCCTGGCCGCAGTTCCGCTCCCCGCTCACGTGGGACATCGTGGCGATCCTCACGTACCTCACGGTGTCGGTGCTCTTCTGGTACGTGGGCTTGCTGCCGGATCTGGCGTCCGCGCGGGATACCGCCCGGGAGACGTGGAAGCGCCGCGCCTGGGGAGTGCTGTCCATGGGATGGCGCGGCAGCGCCCGGCACTGGCTCCAGTGGCGCGCCGCGTACGTGGTGCTCGCGGGAGTGGCCACGCCGCTCGTCGTGTCGGTGCACACCATCGTGTCCTTCGACTTCGCGGTGGCGCAACTGCCGGGCTGGCACACCACCGTTTTCCCTCCGTACTTCGTGGCGGGCGCCATCTTCTCCGGGCTCGCCATGGTGCTCACGCTGCTGTTGCCCGCGCGGCGGGCGCTGGGCCTGCACCACGTCATCACGAATGCGCACCTGGATGTGCTCTCGCGGCTGATGCTCGTGTCCGGGCTCTTCGTGGCCTACGGCTACGTGCAGGAGCATTTCTTCGGCTGGTACAGCGGCAACGAGTACGAGCAGCACGCGATGAACATCCTGCGCGTGGGCCCATACGCGCCGCTCTTCTGGACGGTCATCTTCTGCAACGTGGTGGTGCCACAGCTGTTCTGGATCGGGCGGCTGCGCATCCAGCCGGTGGTGCTCTGGGTGGCCGCGCTGCTGGTGAACGTGGGCATGTGGCTGGAGCGCTTCCTGATCGTGGTGGCGCCTCTGAGCGAGGACTTCCTGCCGAGCAGCTGGAAGCACTACGCGCCTACCTGGGTGGACCTGAGCCTGCTGTCCGGGACGATGGGGCTGTTCGGCCTGGGCTTCCTGCTGTTCCTCAAGCTGGTGCCGCCGGTGCCGGCCAGCGAGGTGAAGCACCTGCAGCATGAGCTGGAGTCCTCCGAGGCCTTCGCGCGCGAGGCGGCGGCTCAGAGGCGGAGCGGGGGAGGGGCACCATGA
- a CDS encoding DUF3341 domain-containing protein, with the protein MKRWVLGEFGSPERLLEVARALRERGFVRLDAHTPFPVEGLAEVLELKSSRLPALGLLAGLGGAAGAYLVQWFTQAVDWPLNVGGRPLHSAPAFIPITFETGVLSAAGAVFLGLFVVCGLPRVTHPVFELESFRSASVDGFWISVAVEESTPPETVAEVLRTLGASQVSQVEGEE; encoded by the coding sequence ATGAAGCGCTGGGTGCTCGGAGAGTTCGGTTCGCCCGAGCGGTTGCTCGAGGTGGCCCGTGCGCTGCGGGAGCGCGGCTTCGTGCGGCTGGATGCGCACACTCCGTTCCCCGTGGAGGGGCTGGCCGAGGTGCTCGAGCTGAAGTCCTCGCGCCTGCCCGCGCTGGGGCTGCTGGCAGGGCTTGGCGGCGCGGCTGGGGCCTACCTGGTGCAGTGGTTCACACAGGCGGTGGACTGGCCGCTGAACGTGGGCGGGAGACCGCTGCACAGCGCGCCCGCCTTCATTCCCATCACCTTCGAGACGGGGGTGCTGTCGGCTGCGGGTGCGGTCTTCTTGGGCTTGTTCGTGGTGTGCGGGCTGCCTCGGGTGACACACCCAGTCTTCGAGCTGGAGTCCTTCCGCAGCGCCAGCGTGGATGGCTTCTGGATCAGCGTCGCGGTGGAGGAGTCCACTCCGCCCGAGACGGTGGCCGAGGTGCTGCGCACCCTGGGCGCCTCGCAGGTGTCGCAGGTGGAGGGCGAAGAATGA
- a CDS encoding 4Fe-4S dicluster domain-containing protein, with the protein MPSLKERYPLPVLAEAPDAWRSLEERRATLAAPEGEFPLGASEPPQGISRRAVLELAAFGAAAAGLSGCFRQPPEKVMPYSKQPPEVTPGVPLHYATGLTLEGYVRGLVVRSHEGRPTKVEGNPEQPESLGAAGAHEQASLLGLYDPHRARVVRHQGEPVSRAALFSWLIERAQRNDGGAGLRLLVEPSASPLWADTYARLLERYPRAKVVPFSGIEPVQAREGARLAFGRPLQVLPRFSEARTVVSLDDDFLSTLPGSPRTAREFVSARARPESNRLWVVESHLSVTGAFADHRLRARPSRLPHLARALAAEVGRALGHAGLASLADGTTSLSETERRWLTVAAKDLVAQRGAALVVAGARQPAAVHALAHWLNEALGPGALVRFVDELLSPVPDASALPALVEELRAGTVDTLIITAWNPVYRAPVDVPLVEALGRVPYTVYCALEEDETAAACTWFVPATHPYETWGDGRAPEGTATILQPLIAPLQEAAVAPLDLLAAFTGTLEMPPYERLRTLWRERAGRPVRFQEAWEGWLATGVVPGTELPALQARVDAEAVLAAARALRPAGEGLELHFVPDLKLYDGRFGANPWLQELPDPMTQLTWDNAALVSPATAARLGLERGSRVRLELRGRALEVAVLPVPGQADDTVTLPLGYGRTRGSPVAQGVGFNAYTLWHQDSPGWATGARLSLLEGHHAFALTQEHWRMEERPLALQTTQARFKAHTDMLQGMQEPTEHLYPPPGPPVEPPHRWGMAIDLHRCTGCSACVVACQAENNIPVVGKHEVLRGREMHWLRIDRYFLGDEHEPGVITQPLMCVHCEYAPCEYVCPVNATVHSDEGLNQMIYNRCIGTRYCSNNCPYKVRRFNYLDYTGHDPLARMHRNPQVTVRSRGVMEKCTYCVQRIESARITARVERRTIREGEVRTACQQACPTEAIVFGDLNRPESRVSQLHEDPRHYKLLHELGTAPRTVHLLRLKNPHEELG; encoded by the coding sequence CTCCCGAGAAGGTGATGCCCTATTCGAAGCAGCCGCCCGAGGTGACGCCCGGAGTGCCGCTGCACTACGCCACGGGGCTCACGCTGGAGGGCTACGTGCGCGGCCTCGTGGTGCGCAGCCACGAGGGCCGGCCCACCAAGGTGGAGGGCAACCCTGAGCAACCCGAGAGCCTCGGTGCGGCGGGTGCGCATGAACAGGCATCGTTGCTCGGGCTGTACGATCCACACCGCGCGCGCGTGGTGCGCCACCAGGGGGAGCCTGTCTCTCGCGCTGCGCTCTTCTCGTGGCTGATCGAGCGCGCCCAGCGGAACGACGGGGGCGCCGGACTTCGGCTGCTGGTAGAGCCCAGTGCCTCTCCGCTGTGGGCGGACACCTATGCGCGGCTGCTCGAGCGCTACCCTCGCGCGAAGGTGGTGCCCTTCAGCGGCATCGAGCCAGTGCAGGCGCGCGAGGGGGCCCGGCTCGCCTTCGGTCGGCCGCTCCAGGTGCTGCCTCGCTTCTCGGAGGCACGCACGGTGGTGTCGCTGGACGACGACTTCCTGTCCACGTTGCCAGGGAGCCCGCGCACAGCGCGTGAGTTCGTCTCCGCTCGCGCCCGGCCGGAGAGCAATCGGCTGTGGGTGGTGGAGAGCCACTTGAGCGTCACGGGCGCCTTCGCGGATCACCGGCTGAGAGCCCGGCCCTCCCGGCTGCCGCATTTGGCGCGCGCGCTGGCCGCCGAGGTGGGACGGGCGCTGGGGCACGCGGGGCTCGCGAGTCTCGCCGACGGCACCACGTCCCTGAGCGAGACGGAGCGGCGCTGGCTGACGGTGGCAGCCAAGGATCTCGTGGCGCAGCGAGGCGCGGCGCTGGTGGTGGCCGGAGCGCGGCAGCCCGCAGCGGTTCATGCGCTCGCACACTGGCTCAACGAGGCCCTCGGCCCGGGCGCGCTGGTGCGCTTCGTGGACGAGCTGCTCAGCCCTGTGCCAGACGCCTCGGCGCTGCCGGCCCTGGTGGAGGAGCTGCGCGCCGGGACCGTGGACACGCTGATCATCACCGCCTGGAACCCTGTCTACCGTGCGCCCGTGGATGTGCCTCTCGTCGAGGCGCTCGGGCGGGTGCCGTACACGGTGTACTGCGCGCTCGAGGAGGACGAGACGGCTGCGGCGTGTACTTGGTTCGTCCCCGCTACTCACCCTTATGAGACGTGGGGAGATGGGCGGGCTCCGGAGGGAACCGCGACGATCCTCCAGCCGCTCATCGCCCCGCTGCAGGAGGCCGCGGTGGCGCCGCTGGACCTGTTGGCGGCCTTCACCGGAACGCTGGAGATGCCGCCCTACGAGCGGCTTCGGACGTTGTGGCGGGAGCGGGCCGGGCGTCCAGTGAGGTTCCAGGAGGCATGGGAGGGCTGGCTGGCCACGGGGGTCGTGCCAGGCACCGAGCTGCCGGCGCTCCAGGCGCGGGTGGACGCGGAGGCGGTCCTCGCGGCAGCGCGGGCACTTCGTCCCGCAGGGGAGGGACTCGAGCTGCACTTCGTGCCGGATCTCAAGCTCTACGATGGGCGCTTCGGTGCCAACCCGTGGCTGCAGGAGCTGCCCGATCCCATGACCCAGCTCACGTGGGACAACGCCGCCCTGGTGAGCCCCGCGACGGCCGCCCGGCTGGGGCTGGAGAGGGGTTCTCGGGTTCGGTTGGAGCTCCGGGGCCGCGCGCTGGAGGTGGCGGTGTTGCCCGTGCCCGGTCAGGCCGATGACACGGTGACGCTCCCGCTCGGCTACGGGCGGACGCGGGGCAGCCCCGTGGCACAGGGCGTGGGCTTCAACGCGTACACCCTGTGGCATCAGGACTCGCCGGGGTGGGCCACGGGAGCGCGGCTCTCCCTGCTGGAGGGCCACCACGCCTTCGCGCTGACGCAGGAGCACTGGCGGATGGAGGAGCGGCCCCTGGCGCTCCAGACGACGCAGGCCCGGTTCAAGGCCCACACGGACATGCTGCAAGGGATGCAGGAGCCCACGGAGCACCTCTACCCGCCGCCGGGGCCTCCGGTCGAGCCGCCCCACCGCTGGGGGATGGCCATCGATCTGCACCGCTGCACCGGGTGCAGCGCGTGCGTGGTGGCCTGCCAGGCGGAGAACAACATCCCTGTGGTGGGCAAGCACGAGGTGCTGCGCGGCCGGGAGATGCACTGGCTGCGCATCGATCGCTACTTCCTGGGAGACGAGCACGAGCCGGGAGTCATCACCCAGCCGCTGATGTGCGTGCACTGCGAGTACGCCCCTTGCGAGTACGTGTGCCCCGTTAACGCCACCGTCCACTCGGACGAGGGCCTCAACCAGATGATCTACAACCGCTGCATCGGCACGCGGTACTGCTCGAACAACTGCCCGTACAAGGTCCGCCGCTTCAACTACCTGGACTATACGGGCCACGACCCGCTGGCGCGGATGCACCGCAATCCCCAGGTGACGGTGCGCTCGCGCGGGGTGATGGAGAAGTGCACCTACTGCGTGCAGCGCATCGAGTCGGCGCGCATCACCGCGCGCGTGGAGCGCCGCACCATCCGTGAGGGCGAGGTCCGCACGGCCTGCCAGCAGGCGTGTCCCACGGAGGCCATCGTCTTCGGAGATCTCAACCGCCCGGAGTCCCGCGTCTCCCAGCTTCACGAGGATCCCCGCCACTACAAGCTGCTGCACGAGCTGGGGACCGCGCCGCGCACGGTCCACCTGTTGCGGCTGAAGAACCCGCACGAGGAACTCGGATGA
- a CDS encoding sensory rhodopsin transducer, with product MGHCRGLNASDQDAHVEFTLFFADREPVE from the coding sequence GTGGGCCATTGCCGAGGGCTCAACGCCTCTGATCAGGATGCCCACGTGGAGTTCACCCTCTTCTTCGCGGATCGGGAGCCCGTGGAGTGA
- a CDS encoding cbb3-type cytochrome c oxidase subunit I — protein sequence MSLPSAEPRLPERHYLNAERGLWSWLTTHDHKRIGLMFLGMLLLMFLLGGIYALALRIELLTPGETIMGRLAYNRAFTLHGVVMVWLFLIPSIPSAFGNFLLPLMIGAKDVAFPRLNLASLYLYVLGAAITLWGMFEGGADTGWTFYTPYSTATGTAVLPVLLGVFVVGFSTILTGVNFITTVHTMRAPGITWMKVPLFVWAIYGTAVIQVLATPVLGMVLVLVMLERVAGLGIFDPARGGDPLLYQHLFWFYSHPAVYIMILPGMGVVSEAVCAFSRKNPFSYRVLVLSTVGIAFVGFLTWGHHMFVSGASVLGAGAFSILSMLVAIFTALKIFTWLGTMYRGSIWITAPFVYVLGFIFLLFFGGMSGVAVAVTSADIHWHDTYFVVAHFHFIMVGASLMAFLSGLHYWFPKMFGRRYPEAVGIGTAVLIIFGFIATFLPQFLLGNMGMPRRYADYPERFQSLHVASTAGASLLGFGFLIIAIYLGWSLRHGRVAGRNPWESRGYEWLSESPPPESNFHEPMVFTDPPHDYSKPGVEPEVGRAA from the coding sequence ATGTCCCTGCCCAGCGCTGAGCCTCGGCTTCCCGAGCGGCACTACCTCAACGCCGAGCGGGGCCTGTGGTCGTGGCTGACCACGCACGATCACAAGCGCATCGGGTTGATGTTCCTGGGGATGCTGCTGCTCATGTTCCTGCTGGGCGGCATCTACGCCCTGGCGCTGCGGATCGAGCTGCTCACCCCGGGTGAGACGATCATGGGCCGGCTGGCCTACAACCGCGCGTTCACGCTGCACGGCGTGGTGATGGTGTGGCTGTTTCTGATCCCCTCCATTCCCTCCGCGTTTGGCAACTTCCTGCTGCCGTTGATGATCGGGGCGAAGGACGTGGCCTTCCCACGCCTCAACCTGGCGAGCCTGTACCTCTACGTGCTGGGAGCGGCGATCACGCTGTGGGGCATGTTCGAGGGTGGAGCGGACACCGGGTGGACGTTCTACACGCCCTACAGCACCGCGACGGGGACGGCGGTGCTGCCGGTGCTGCTGGGCGTCTTCGTGGTGGGCTTCTCCACCATCCTCACGGGGGTGAACTTCATCACCACCGTGCACACGATGCGGGCGCCGGGCATCACGTGGATGAAGGTCCCCCTGTTCGTGTGGGCCATCTACGGCACGGCCGTCATCCAGGTGCTGGCCACGCCGGTGCTGGGCATGGTGCTGGTGCTGGTGATGCTCGAGCGCGTGGCGGGCCTGGGGATCTTCGACCCCGCACGCGGCGGGGATCCGCTGCTCTACCAGCACCTGTTCTGGTTCTACAGCCACCCGGCCGTCTACATCATGATCCTTCCGGGCATGGGCGTGGTCAGCGAGGCGGTGTGCGCGTTCAGCCGGAAGAACCCGTTCAGCTACCGCGTGCTCGTCTTGAGCACGGTGGGCATCGCCTTCGTGGGCTTCCTCACGTGGGGCCACCACATGTTCGTCTCCGGGGCGTCAGTGCTGGGAGCGGGGGCCTTTAGCATCCTGTCCATGCTGGTGGCCATCTTCACGGCGCTGAAGATCTTCACCTGGTTGGGCACCATGTACCGGGGCAGCATCTGGATCACAGCGCCCTTCGTGTACGTGCTGGGCTTCATCTTCCTGCTCTTCTTCGGGGGCATGAGCGGAGTGGCCGTCGCCGTCACCTCGGCAGACATCCACTGGCACGACACGTACTTCGTGGTGGCCCACTTTCACTTCATCATGGTGGGCGCCTCGCTCATGGCCTTCCTGAGCGGGCTGCACTACTGGTTCCCGAAGATGTTCGGGCGGCGCTACCCAGAGGCGGTCGGGATTGGCACGGCAGTGCTCATCATCTTCGGGTTCATCGCCACGTTCCTGCCGCAGTTCCTCTTGGGCAACATGGGCATGCCGCGGCGCTACGCGGACTACCCAGAGCGGTTCCAGTCGCTGCACGTGGCCTCCACAGCGGGGGCCTCGCTGCTGGGCTTCGGCTTCCTCATCATCGCGATCTACCTGGGCTGGTCATTGCGGCATGGGCGGGTGGCCGGGCGCAACCCATGGGAGAGCCGCGGCTACGAGTGGCTGAGCGAGTCGCCTCCTCCGGAGTCCAACTTCCACGAGCCGATGGTGTTCACGGACCCGCCGCATGACTACTCGAAGCCGGGCGTGGAGCCGGAGGTGGGCCGTGCAGCCTGA
- the coxB gene encoding cytochrome c oxidase subunit II, protein MMEFLRHLLFLPRGGSTLADRVDRIHFFIIIVTFIVAVCIGLTGLVFLVRFRRRHALALTPRVQAPAWLEAIFISVPLSFFLLWGVLGFRDFVWVKNPPAGALDVYVTGKQWMWKFALTDGVGSVGVLHVPTGRPVRLMITSRDVVHSFYVPEFRLKQDALPGRYTETWFEVKHPGRYQVLCAEYCGLDHSHMLGEVVALEPGDFEAWRAWQKALPTASPGEISEQVSGADERGPLAELGRTVAAQKGCFKCHTVDGTPHIGPTWLGLYEREEPLASGGRIRADVAYLTESMMDPAAKVVAGFNPVMPTFHGQLSPGEVAALVEFIKSLRPERPVPPAAQEPTYVPAQR, encoded by the coding sequence ATGATGGAGTTCTTGCGGCACCTCCTGTTCCTTCCTCGGGGGGGCTCCACGCTGGCGGACCGCGTGGATCGCATCCACTTCTTCATCATCATCGTCACCTTCATCGTGGCGGTGTGCATCGGGCTCACGGGGCTCGTGTTCCTGGTGCGCTTCCGGCGCCGGCACGCCCTCGCCCTCACCCCTCGGGTGCAGGCCCCCGCGTGGCTGGAAGCGATCTTCATCAGCGTGCCCCTCTCCTTCTTCCTGCTTTGGGGCGTGCTCGGCTTCCGCGACTTCGTGTGGGTGAAGAACCCGCCGGCGGGCGCGCTGGATGTGTACGTGACGGGCAAGCAGTGGATGTGGAAGTTCGCGCTGACGGACGGCGTGGGCAGCGTGGGAGTGCTGCACGTGCCCACGGGGCGCCCGGTGCGGTTGATGATCACCTCGCGGGATGTCGTTCACTCGTTCTACGTGCCCGAGTTCCGGCTGAAGCAGGACGCGCTGCCTGGGCGCTATACGGAGACGTGGTTCGAGGTGAAGCATCCGGGGCGCTATCAGGTGCTGTGCGCCGAGTACTGCGGGTTGGATCACTCGCACATGCTCGGAGAGGTGGTGGCGCTGGAGCCGGGCGATTTCGAGGCGTGGCGGGCCTGGCAGAAGGCCTTGCCCACGGCCAGTCCGGGGGAGATATCCGAGCAGGTCTCCGGCGCGGATGAGCGGGGGCCACTGGCCGAGCTCGGGCGCACCGTGGCCGCGCAGAAGGGCTGCTTCAAGTGCCACACGGTGGACGGGACGCCGCACATTGGGCCTACGTGGCTGGGGTTGTACGAGCGCGAGGAGCCGCTGGCGTCGGGCGGACGCATCCGGGCGGACGTGGCCTACCTCACCGAGTCGATGATGGATCCCGCCGCCAAGGTGGTGGCGGGCTTCAACCCGGTGATGCCCACATTCCATGGGCAGCTAAGCCCGGGGGAAGTGGCCGCGCTGGTGGAGTTCATCAAGTCACTGCGACCCGAGCGCCCCGTGCCTCCGGCCGCGCAGGAGCCCACCTATGTCCCTGCCCAGCGCTGA
- a CDS encoding cytochrome C oxidase subunit IV family protein, with translation MAETRSKEQGGRAHGGYGKALIVGVGLLSLTTLSFALSRLHVGAWGLVVAVAIAVIKVTLIAFFFMHLSERAGGPRLVFATAVLFVIILIGLILVEASDRPQPAMPPGPFSAERLPGLDEQPQAAPTREPPSEQTP, from the coding sequence ATGGCGGAGACTCGAAGCAAGGAGCAGGGAGGGCGAGCCCACGGTGGTTATGGCAAGGCCCTGATCGTGGGCGTGGGGCTGCTGTCGCTCACCACGCTCTCGTTTGCGCTGTCGCGCCTGCACGTGGGAGCTTGGGGGCTCGTGGTGGCGGTGGCCATCGCGGTCATCAAGGTGACGCTGATAGCCTTCTTCTTCATGCACCTGTCGGAGCGAGCCGGAGGGCCCCGGCTGGTGTTCGCCACCGCGGTACTCTTCGTCATCATCCTTATCGGGCTGATCCTCGTGGAGGCCAGCGACCGGCCCCAGCCCGCGATGCCACCGGGGCCGTTCTCCGCCGAGCGGCTGCCGGGCCTGGATGAGCAGCCCCAGGCGGCTCCCACGCGCGAGCCCCCGAGCGAACAGACACCCTAG
- a CDS encoding phage holin family protein: protein MKGSQGETGESARELLGQAIDQGKRLAQAEFEAARQELREDARQALKSLTLLGTSAGVGLGGVIALAVSLALALRTRPASFTLLVGLGMMGGAAALALQGVRSLPKQPMSRTLGQVQEDLALVQEQLT from the coding sequence ATGAAGGGTTCGCAGGGAGAGACCGGTGAGTCGGCGCGTGAGCTGCTGGGGCAGGCCATCGACCAGGGCAAGCGGCTGGCGCAGGCGGAGTTCGAGGCCGCCCGGCAGGAGCTGCGAGAGGACGCTCGCCAGGCCCTCAAGAGTTTGACGCTGCTGGGCACGAGCGCAGGCGTGGGGCTGGGGGGAGTCATCGCACTCGCCGTGTCTCTCGCCTTGGCACTGAGGACACGCCCCGCTTCCTTCACGCTGCTGGTGGGGCTCGGCATGATGGGCGGCGCGGCGGCCCTGGCGCTCCAGGGAGTGCGGAGCCTGCCCAAGCAGCCCATGTCTCGGACCTTGGGACAAGTCCAGGAGGATCTGGCCCTGGTGCAAGAACAGCTCACCTAG
- a CDS encoding cytochrome c oxidase subunit 3 family protein, with protein MVPHAEHFGDEASRQDAAHMGMWIFLATEVLLFAALFAAYSLYRLAYPEVFSQAREHMDLALGTINTYVLVSSSVLVALAIASIRKGRDLAAGVLLAGAVLLGITFLCIKGMEYAHHAKDKALPGAHYAYDKFAVPGASLYFTLYWIMTGIHAVHVTVGIGVLSVLCGQALSGKFSAAYHTPVELGGMYWHLVDIVWLFLWPLLYLA; from the coding sequence GTGGTTCCACACGCCGAGCACTTCGGCGATGAGGCGTCGCGTCAGGACGCGGCGCACATGGGCATGTGGATCTTCCTGGCGACCGAGGTGCTGCTGTTCGCGGCCCTCTTCGCCGCCTATTCCCTGTACCGGCTGGCGTACCCGGAGGTCTTCTCTCAGGCGCGCGAGCACATGGATCTGGCGCTGGGGACGATCAACACCTACGTGCTGGTGAGCAGCAGCGTCCTCGTGGCGTTGGCGATCGCCTCCATCCGAAAGGGGAGGGATCTGGCGGCGGGGGTGCTGCTCGCGGGCGCGGTGCTGCTCGGCATCACCTTCCTCTGCATCAAGGGCATGGAGTACGCCCACCACGCGAAGGACAAAGCCCTGCCCGGCGCCCACTACGCCTACGACAAGTTCGCCGTTCCCGGCGCGAGCCTCTACTTCACCCTCTACTGGATCATGACAGGCATCCACGCGGTGCACGTGACGGTGGGGATCGGGGTGCTCTCGGTGCTGTGCGGCCAGGCGCTGTCAGGGAAGTTCAGCGCGGCCTACCACACGCCAGTGGAGCTGGGCGGCATGTACTGGCACCTGGTGGACATCGTCTGGTTGTTCCTCTGGCCGCTGCTCTACCTGGCGTGA